GACGCACCCTGTCACACAAACACGACACACGATGGGCGGAAATGTCGGACACTTGCCCAGCACAAAACTGCTCCGGCGTCAGTTGAACGAGCCAGTTGGGCACGGTAAAAgtttggaaaatggttttaaCTTCTCTAAAAGAAAGCCCCGGGTGCGGGATGGTAGGGTAGTAGGAAACGGTAAAAGTTAGTCACTCCCGCCGGTTGTCCTGCAAAAGCCAAGCGCGGCCAAGCCTGAAGATCCATGATGTGAAGGATGATTAAAATGATttagatttgaatttttaaacggCTCTTTACGGCGCTCGTTCAAGGTTCAACTTCACCACGGAGGTCCTTTTTCCAACCGAATGGATCATCCAGCGTGTCAGGTTCGGGATCAGGGGTAGCGCAGGGTGTGTCGGTGTCGGGAAGCGTACCGAAAAGTCATTTATGGACTTGGTTTTCGGTTTTTGGGGAAAGCCCTGGCCCTCGGAAAtaggcataaaagcttaaaacTTTGATTATTTGAAGAGCACAACGAAGAGGTTATGCGGTTTTTCGAGCACTGTTTGCACAACTGCCGAGGGATGCTTTCGGCGAGGGAGATATTAGACTCAAAAGCCTGCTGAACATGGCACGAGACAGTGTGCGAGATAGAGAGCGCGGTTAACGGTAGTGTACCCGGTTGACAGGATAACGATCGGTTCTCGGTGCTCCACGCCACAAAACTTTCACCCAAATCACTTCCAAAACTACCCTCGTCGGACTGTAACCCGCCGCGGACTGTACTGTGCGGCGGTGGTGTTCGGTGTGTTTGATGTCTTATCGACCAACCAAACGCTGTGGCAACAGATGAAAGATGAAGTCATTCGGTTAATTGTTAACGAGGGGGAAGGCTTTTCACGGTTCAGTTCGCACGCTCCGGGAATGTGCTGCCTTGTGCTGTGATTATTTTGCGGAATGTGAAAACTTTCTCGTTTTCTTTACTCGCATAGCTAATCGGTACATAATTTGGGTGCCCGGGgtagaatttgtttttttggggggggggcttTGCGCAACTTACATATTCACATCTAAAGCAGTACAAACGGTCCTAAAGCAGTTAAACCTTTTCTGCCTATCCAGGGTCGGATGGAAGATAGTAATGGTGATGGTCCTTACCTGTAGTTTCCGAAATCGGACTGCTGGAAGTTTCTTATGTTGAGTGTGTACTTGTCACCCCGGGAGTACATCGAGCGACGATCAGTTGGATCCAGCAGGAAGGAGTTTTGATACCAAAGCATCTGCAAATGGAGGGTTGGACAGTTGGAacagaaaatagaagaaaaaacgttacaaccaaataaaacatttgtcTGCAGTCTAATTAATCGTGCACCAAGGGTTCCACCGGGAGTGAGTTTCCCGTATTGTATCCGTCCGTAGAGAGATAACATATTCATTACtcgttattaattttattccaaCAATCAGCGCGATACTTTCTCGTGCGACGACACTACACTTTGTCGGTGCTTTTTCACATTTAATTGCAAAATTGCAACAAGCTCACAccaagaaggagaaaaggGAGAAAGCAAACGAAGTACAAACATGAGCTGGTAGAGCTTTACGCCCCCTTAGGAACTTGGCGATGGTGTGGCGTTGAACATTGTCATCATAATACCTTTTGCAATCTGCTAgagggacagagagagagaaagagagaaagaaagaggaaGGAGCCTTCCGGTACGATTCATTCCAATGTGAGCTGCCTAGCtaaagttttaattaatctATGAAAGTTTTAAACTAATACGGCACACCGTGAGCTAGGAGTaggacacatacacatacacacaaacggcTGATATTTCCCGTGCCAAAGGACTTCCGGGCTTTCAAGAAGTCCGTGCACTCTCGCTCGCTTATCGTGCGTTTGGAGGATAaggcgcgtttttttttttgtagaaattcATTCTTTATCCACCCTTTTTGGtagcttttttccatttcaccaGGCTTTGTTTCAGGACAGCATTATTTTAAGAACTAATACTATCTTAGGCTAGGCACTGGTAGCttttctgctgtttttttttgtccttctaCTTCATACTTGATGCAGTTTTCACTACGACCTGTCATCGGCTTGGCTAGTTTTGTGgttcaagcaaaaaaaaaacgacaagatGTCACTTCCTGTATAGAAAGAGTCATCCACTAGCAGGAAGAAGCGAAAGGATTAAAAGACAATTAAAAATGAAGCTCTCAGTGCTGAGACTGATCTATTTTATggctgtcgttttttttttttttgttcccatcTCTCCTCCAACACAATCTAAACTGGAGAAACTCGTCGACGCTTTTCTTTCGTGACTTTCTTCCATGCAAAATCGTTCATTAGTGCTGAAGCATTGAAGTAtgagttaaaataaaatcgatttttgcATAAAGCTTTTTAGAGgctgagagtgagagaaaaaacaaaaggaaaaaaacgcaagCAACGATGAAGAAGCTAATGTAGAATTAAATTATCTATCTCCTGCGAGAAGCCGCTTAAGGCAGTTGGAGAGGGTTATAGTTAGTAATTAACTAgataaaactttgaatttatTCGCTTCTTTGCTGCGATTCTGAATGATATTGTTCTTGCGTTTTGCTGGGTGATTATTAGCATACTGATTAATCCATGCACTAAGCGTGTTTCTGGAATCAAAATTTAGCAACCATCACTTACTAAATAATCGAACAGCTATCGTCCAGAATTGATACAATggtgtaggatttttttttgcagttttaaAACATCAGTCAAACTTTTACATATTTGCTTGCTAAGTTTTGTATACTAATTTCCCCTAATACCTTTCCCTAATATAATTTCAAAGCCAATAAGTTGAACTTTGACTCAATCCtaatttttaagcattttcATGGTACATTTGAACACTCAATTTGTACATTTGATTAGCCTATAAGCTCAACATACAAAACAAGTTAATTTTGTCTTCTAGTTGCTTAGTATTATAGCAAGAAATATATCATTTTAATATCCCTAttgtaaataattcaaaagCTCGTTTGACGCGGTTTGCCTACCAATTGGCGCAAACAATTCAAATTTGTGTTTGAATTTCTATCATAGgaaatcaaatttattcatttcattttcagtCCTTCAGCACAATAAAAACTACCAATTTAAAAAGCTCCTCCAAACGGGATGATTAAAAGTAAAGGTGCAAGTTTGTGGGagctaaaaaatatataaaaactaATACAACCTGCCCAGCTCACGGTACATTTTAACTTTACACTGAGAATTCAACAATCCAAGTTGCACCTTGCACTActattagcttttttttcttggcccCCAAACGAATACAACTGCTAAAAACGCGTCGTTTACAATTAACGTTTCCATTGCAATGTAAATAAATCGTTAGCATTCCACTTAAACAACTTTTGGGGACGTTGATTTACATTGCCCTGCAAACGAACGACGGTACCCGAACGGGCCGTGGCGCAAAAGTTGATCGCAAATGAATTACAAAGTTTGACGGTAAAGTTGTCACCGTTTGCAGCAAAACTGCAACACTGCAACACGCGCACATACACCGAAATAGTGCTCCGGTACGTTCGGTCGGAAGGAAATATCACATGTTCGTTCGCCGGTTTAAAATGTCTTGGCATccgaaaaaacgaacgaaaaaaaaaaaattgttgtgcAAATAACAGTACACTGGTACGGTTGCCGTATATTTCTTGCCCTGTCTCGGGAGAGTTTCTTCCCCAAACTAACCCCCGAAGGGAAACCCTGTTTTAAATGCATCGGAGTGCTGTAACGTGATCCCGGTCCCGGGTGGATGGTAATTTCAAACGACTGCAATGTTGATTTCGTTCGCATTATTTTGACTTTCATCGTCTTCGGGATGGAATCATCGTCCCAGCAACGAACACGAGCACCCCAACGGTAAACTTATGCTTGCTAGAGAGAGGGAGATGTGAGAGAGACAGGGAGAGAGGCGCTAGATTGAGCAACATATTTCAGGATACCTGATGGCTGTCCTTCGGGGTTTTGCAAGGATAGGTGCGATTTCCCCTTGTCACGACAAAGTTTTCCGTGTCTTTGCAAAACTGTCAGAAATCCTAACAATTAGTGGAATTTTTACTCGAGTTTACTTTTCACTTTCCCAAAGTCCCCGGTTCTGCACCAGGTTTCTCAaggcgagcgagcgagcaagTGCAATGGTGTAAAATCGTTCGTAGCTGGGTACGATCACGGGCACGAAAGTTTTAATGAGTGCTTACCTCCGAGTTCACGTCACCGTGCACGATGCATACGAGATCGATGTCGAAGCCCTCGCTGGCATGAACCCACGTTTTCTCGACGGTTATGTCTGGTGGAGCTGATGAGGGGGAAagcagagaagaagaagacaaacgATAATGACAGTGGTTTAGTCAATGTAATCAATTACAGCAAGCTGCACTTAACAGGTATATCAAACTATCAACGTCATATAATTGGAGGGTTTTTTATGGATGTCTGGGTCACACCAagcatttcctttttctttctttttgctataaaatacaatttcaGAAAATACTTGCATACATCCCATAAAGAGGGCTATTGTTGAAGATGCGCTACTGCtaaccaaaaacgaaaaattcccTTGAAAAACGGGGTTTTTCCccatgaaaacataaaaaccccTGTATACAGCTGTGCAGAATCGTacacaaagcacacaaagcacacaaatGCATATATTTATTCTCCCGATGGTGTGTTCCATTTCCTATCCTTTTTTACTCCATATTTGCCGTACAAGGAAATGGTTACAAATCTATAGAAAACATTTCCCCGATGCTAAGTGTTTGTGCAATTTTCGTGATCCACAATTCTGCacactaaacacacacacacacacgtacacacatacagagctTTGCAATCCGAAACGATCAGGCTCGTTACGAGCTTTTCGTAGAAAAGCGTCCGCATTTCGAAACACGTTCCCGGGGCAAGATTTGCCAATGAGTCTCCTCTATGCGCTTTGCATCCTCCCATTTTCTATGCAACAAATTGAGGAATGCGGCAAATGcattgaaatttgaataaaggTAAACACTTCCATCCGCTTTTCTCGGTCGCTTCCCATCTCCATCCTCCCCGGGAAGGTTGCTTTGTAAGGTGTTTTCCCGAACACACACCAGGTATTGAAGAGCGGGAGTCAAATATTATTGGCATGTGTGATTCGTGCTTGTGCCGGTGGGCTGGTGGTTTCTTATGCCATCCATATTTCTCCTGTGCATTCAActtagccccccccccccccccctatccCTACAGCCAAACAATATGGGAGAAAATTTATCATATCAGAATGTTGCACCAATTGTGTGAATTCGCTGTCGTTTCATCGAACGATGGAATTTAGCGCCCGCTATCGAAACACGGGGAAGAATTTGTGTTTCGAGGCTGGCATAATGATCTTTCTTGTGTGAGTGAAGTGGTTGGCATGAAATCAAATTACTCGCACAGCATGGCAATCTATAGCGCAGCAAAAATATCCTAAATTAAGCAGGGAATCATGTTCCGCTAGCGATTCTTTTCCgccaaaaatcaataaatccaATTAGAAGCGTTCGGAAGGGCGTTGCTTGTTGTATATTCTAGCAGCTTGTAGTGATATCATTTTGAGCACTTTTCAAATCAGCACCTTGTCAGGTTGAGTTCATTTGAGGCTTCACCCCCCAATGAATATGAATATCTGTCAATCATGTCATAAAACATGCCCATAATTGACTGGGCCAATCAAGATCAGCAATAGTGCAGACATTCTTTATCACTGTTCGATCGACTGGAGCAAGCATTCTTTCGGGCCAACATTCTTACCCGTCTACAGCATCTTTAATTCATCCCTCTCCGAGCGAGTGGTTCATAAACGTTCGGTTCGCGAGGTTCATAATTAAGCTTCACGCAGTGGTAATGAAAATAACGATCGCTTTCGAAGATCTACGCTACCAACCTTGACCCGAATGAAACTTCACGCCGTGGTCTGTAATTGCGCGAACCACGTGCACGTGCAAGCAGACAGTGAAGTGATTTAAAATTCCGCAATGTCAAACGTAAACGAGGAAGCGGCAACTGCGCGTCGAACGGCAGCAAGAAAAGAACACACGAAGCACACCGTTAACAATCTTGTACCCTTCACCAGAAGATCTCGGTAGGACTGCATGATGAATCTTATTGTTTTCATTGCATAAGACATgctgcttttttctctctactgTTTCGCGCCCGCGTTGCgtgttttgcaaaaacctgttcaCACCGCATTCAAGCTCAGAATCCACCATCGGAATCGGAGCATCGGACGAGTACTCTTTGCCTGTCATCCCTTTGAATACGCCATCAGTCACAGACGGACAGCGAAACGGATCAGTTCAGTCCTGCTAGACTTGTGTGGTGCAGCTTTTAGGGGTTTTGCTTTAGTTTACGGCATTTTTGCGATCGTACCACCATGCGTCAAGGTTGAACAGAGCATAAGTGTGATTATCCCCCCGCCCGGATTCTGGGAGTTGGAGCGGGTGCCGAAAATGTCAAGTGCGTACTAAACACACCCAAGATCGGCAGGGGGCAATTAATGCCGGTCGAGCAACCGTGACGGAACGAcgacgcgtgtgtgtgtgctctgttTGTTGAGTTGGTGACGTGCTGTTGTTTATGTCGCTGAACCTCCAGAACACTACGTCAAATCAATTAGTGCGCCCCAAACAGAGAGAACATCAATTGAACTAAATCTGATTCCATCACTTGAGCGTGTGCGTTCAAGTGTGACCGAGGCCCCGAAAACTGGGGTGTGATTTTGCGAGTTTGGTTTGTTGGGGACAGTTTTAAAGTGCTTCTTAAACGCGACTGTATGTGTGGTTCGATATACGGTGGAAAAGCTTTAGGGAATTTAAGCTACCGGCTTACAGCTGTGTGAGAACGATGGAAAAGGACCCTGCACCGGAAGGTGTGGAACTGCTGCCAGTGAAATCTGATGGAAGGTAAATGAGTTTGAACTGTAGAAAGTGAAAAGacttttggaaaagttttagtTACAAACTCTGAAGAACACGAGGAAACTGCTTGCAGTTACGCTGAGACAACAAAGAAAACTCACGTCTTTGTCTTAGGTGTTGTATTGAATCTTGTCTGGACCAGCCTCCCATTTAAAGAAGCAGGCAATGAGTTGAACGATTTGTTAGGCTATATATAGCCTGTCACTACGTTTGCGTTGAAGAGCTCTTTCAATTCTGACACTGGAACATAGTTTGAATTCGCTATGATCTCTTGACACTTTGATGGAGCCAGAAATAGAGGGATGAAGTCTATACGAAGTAATTTGTTTATAGACACATGTTTGCTGCATTATCAGCAGAGTTTGTGTAGCTCCTGGCAGATGCAATCAAGAAACTGTGCTTTTAATAACGCTGTGCTGTGAACGAGGAAAAGTTTAGAATGATTTGCTGACCGGAATTGTCTTCAAACCACCATCTTTCCAGACAAGAGTTTTGTGGAGAAAGCAATACAAGTAGAAATCAATAGAAAATTGCCCTTAATATGTTCCGATTGGCTTTTAAAAACGACTCACAAGAGTCAAATATAAATCGTTTatccaaaacaaacgaaatacacagcgaaatggaaaaaaataaatccaactcATCATAAGCATGTAGCTTCAACCTAAACCTATATTTCCCCTCACTCAAATTGCAGTCAAATTGTACCCAGCATTTATGACCCACACAAGTACAGAGACGTACCAAATCCAACTTCGTAAGTATACACAGTCTACCTTCCCATAAGTTCGATTGATAACTCTATCTCCCGCTACCACGAACTCCTACAGCACCCTCGGCACATTCGTGCACGTCATGAAGTCGGCCCTCGGCATCGGAATCCTTTCGGTGCCGTACGCGTTCAAAAACGGTGGCCtcgtgtttggtgtgtttggtgcGTTCTTCTTCGCAATGCTATGCTCCCACAGTGCACACATTTTGGTATGTTGAAGGTGGTcgacatacaaaaaaaaaacacgaatcaGTACCACGCTCGCAAAGTACCGCAATCTCAATCACCGCTCTGTTTCGCAGGTCAGCACATCGTACAAGATATGCAAGAAGGAACGCATACCGGTGCTTGGATTCGCCGAAACGGTAGAAAAAGCTTGCGCCCAAGGTTCGGCCACTGTGCGGATGCTCGGTACAGCGCTACGGTTCGTATTAAAGGATCTCTTCctcgtgtgtgttttgttcgagTCTTCCCTCCGCTCACACGGCTCATCTTGTCCGTGCTTTAACAGGAACATCATCGATTGGTATCTGATGCTAACAACGGTCGTCGTGTTTATCGTGTTTGTCGGCACGACACTTCGCGAGGTGGTCAACTATCGCACCGGATGGGACTGGACCGAACGTACCTACATACTGCTCGTCGGTGTACCGATCCTGTTCATCACGCAGATACGCGAGATCAAGTATTTGGTCCCGTTTTCGGCGATTGCCGGTTTTCTTATCCTCGCCAACATCGTCATCTCGCTGATCTTTATCTTTCAAGAGCCGCTCACGCTGGAAAACCGACGCCTGTTTCCGACCGCATCGACTGTCGCACCGTACATGGGGTAAGAGTGTTATGAacggcttgttttttttttttgtgaagacaTCATCTGCCTAAAACACACTGCCTAGGGGGGGAACtctgctcctttttttttcgctcccacTCGCACTTAATGTGGTCTGTTTGTGATTGTGTCAAATTTTCAGCATCGTCTACTTCGCGCTGGACGCAACGTGTCTCATATTTCCGTTGGAAAATCAAATGCGTCACCCGCAGCACTACCTCGGCTGTCCCGGCATCGTCAACCTCAACTACATCTGTTTGGCCATCCTGTACAGCTTCTTCGGCGCTGTAGGCTACATCCGGTACGGTGATGACGTCGAAAGCTCCATCATACTCAACTTCCCCACCGAAAACGTGTAAGCATGCCGCCGTGCCGCACTTGGCCCAAACAGCCCAGTGTCTGCATTTGATCGTCGGCTTTTTCGTCAATATTCCTCTCGCCTTATTGTCTGATACTATCGCTcctacattttgttttcccactTTTTCCCCACAAAACAGACTGGTCTCGTGCATACAAGTACTATCCGCTGTTGCGGTACTCTTTTCCATTGGGCTGATTTTTTACGTGCCGACTGAGATTGCCTGGAAGAAATTGCACACCAAAGTGCCGAAACAGTGGACCGGTCTTGCCCAGAGTGGGTTACGCTTTTCCATGCTGCTGGTAAACATTGCGGCAGCCTGTGGAATTCCTCATCTCGGCACTTTTATGGGACTGCTCGGTGCAGTGCTGAACCCGATTCTAGCCCTCTGGATACCGCTAATCGTCGACACCGTGTACCGGTGGCCAAACGATTTTGGCCGCTTACGGTGGCGACTGATAAAAAATGTGTGTCTCGCCTGTTTTGGCCTATTTCTGCTCGTAACCGGTACCATTTCTAGCGTACGGAACATTATTGAATTGTACCAGTGACAATTGTGCTAAGGCCATTTTCCGGATAAAAAGCAGCGGGGAAAATACTTACACAGCACCGTAACTTCGATATCGACGTGTACAGCTTCCCGGACGCCATTGTCGGCAGTACACTGATATACACCGGCATGATGCCGGTCGACACGTTCCAGGAGGAGTGTTGGACTTTCCGAGAGATGTGACGATCCACTGAATGCATCCTATTGTGAATGGggaatagaaataaaatgtaaaataaattcgtATGAAAACTAATGTTGAATCGTGGGATTTATAGCTTTGGATCTCTTTTATGTTGATGTAAAATCCTTTCTTTGAAGCACATAATAATAGAATTTTCAGTTAACGAAAGTGATTCGTTCCACTAAAAGTGATGATCGCTCAAATCGTTGACAGAATGTACAGAATTTCCACGAACTTCCATTCACATATGAATGTGTTAGGGCATCTAGCTTTCATAATAGAAAATCAGTATGGAATCAATGTTCCTTTTTCACTTCAACTCACGGACTGTCTCGTGCAGCATAATTTACAACATACCGGAGGCCATGAGCCGGATCTCGATAATATACACTCTAACGCACCATATTTACACAGCCTGTGACTTCTATCGCTCGTTTGTTTTCGATCACCTCCAGGGCAATTTTGCGGTTCTCTCCACTATACACACCGTAAGATGATGAAGGATTTGCAAGAAGAAGTAGTAACCTCTACCGACTTACCTTCTTGTGCCAGTAGATGGCCG
This genomic window from Anopheles maculipalpis chromosome 2RL, idAnoMacuDA_375_x, whole genome shotgun sequence contains:
- the LOC126568207 gene encoding proton-coupled amino acid transporter-like protein pathetic: MEKDPAPEGVELLPVKSDGSQIVPSIYDPHKYRDVPNPTSTLGTFVHVMKSALGIGILSVPYAFKNGGLVFGVFGAFFFAMLCSHSAHILVSTSYKICKKERIPVLGFAETVEKACAQGSATVRMLGTALRNIIDWYLMLTTVVVFIVFVGTTLREVVNYRTGWDWTERTYILLVGVPILFITQIREIKYLVPFSAIAGFLILANIVISLIFIFQEPLTLENRRLFPTASTVAPYMGIVYFALDATCLIFPLENQMRHPQHYLGCPGIVNLNYICLAILYSFFGAVGYIRYGDDVESSIILNFPTENVLVSCIQVLSAVAVLFSIGLIFYVPTEIAWKKLHTKVPKQWTGLAQSGLRFSMLLVNIAAACGIPHLGTFMGLLGAVLNPILALWIPLIVDTVYRWPNDFGRLRWRLIKNVCLACFGLFLLVTGTISSVRNIIELYQ